The Limisphaera ngatamarikiensis genome contains the following window.
ATGTTGAGGTCCTGGAACATTTTGGGCGGGTAGGAGACGGGTTCCTTGCAGTGGGAACAGATTTTGCGCATGAGGCGCTGGGCGCAGGAGAGGATGACGGAGGAGGAGATGAGGAACGGTGCGATGCCCATTTCGTCGAGGCGTGTGATGGCGCCGGCGGCGTCGTTGCAGTGCATGGTGGAGAGGACCTGGTGTCCGGTGAGGGCGGCTTCGATGGCGATTTCGGCGGTCTCGGCGTCGCGGATTTCGCCGATCATGATGATGTCGGGGTCCTGGCGGAGGATGGAACGGAGGGCATTGGCGAAGGTGAGGCCGATTTCCTTGCGGACGGGGACCTGGTTGATGCCGGGGATCTGGAATTCCACCGGGTCTTCCACGGTGATGATGTTGTAGATGGGGCTGTTGAGTTCGTTGAGGGCGGAGTAGAGGGTGGTGGTTTTGCCGGAGCCGGTGGGGCCGGTGACGAGGATGAGTCCATGAGGTGCGTCGATGGCGGCTTTGAACCGGCGGTAGGTGTCCTCGTCCAGCCCCAACTGGTCGAGGCTGCCCGAGAGGTTGGATTTATCGAGGACGCGGAGGACGACCTTTTCGCCGTGGACGGTGGGGAGGATGGAGACGCGGAGGTCGTAGTCCCGGCCGCCGACGCGGACGCGCATGCGGCCGTCCTGGGGCAGTCTGCGTTCGGCGATGTCGAGGTTGGACATGATTTTGAACCGGGAGACCAGCGGGAGGTACATGCTTTTGGGGGGCGGGGTGACGTCGTGGAGGACGCCGTCGATCCGGTAGCGCAATCGGACGGTTTTTTCGAAGGGTTCGAGGTGGATGTCGCTGGCGCGTTCCTTGATGCCCTGGACGAGGATGAGGTTGGCCAGTTTGATGACGGGGGCCTCCTCGCTGGAGGCGGCCAGTTGGTCGAGGTTGACCTCTTCGACGGCGTCGCGGGTGACCTCGACCTGGTCGGCCTCCGCCTCCGCCTCGGCCTTTTGGGTGTCCTGGATGAATTGTTCGATGCTGCCGCTTTTGGCGGCGTCGAGGCTGCTGAGTTTGTCGAGGATGGCGCGTTCGGGTGCGATGAGCGGGTGGACCTCGAGTTTGGTGGTGCGTTTGAGGTCGTCGAGGGCCAGGACGTTGAGGGGATCGGCCATCGCCACGAACAGTTTGGAGTCGAGCCGGGCGATGGGGATGACCTTGTGATTTTGGGCCAGGTCGCGCGGGATGATTTCGGCGACGTCGAGGGGGATCTGAAGGCGGGCGAGGTTGACGGGCGGGACGTTGAGGACCCGCCCCATGGAGACGACGAGGTCGGTTTCGCTGACGTAGCCCCTGTCCTGGATGAGTTTGACCAGGCGCGCGCCGTCCTTGCGCTGGAGTTCCAGCAGCTCGGCGACCTGTTGGGGGGTGAGGAGGCCGTCCTCGACCAGTGCGTCGGCGATGCGTTCCCCGAATGTTTTGATGGGTGGCATGGCGGGTTATCGAAA
Protein-coding sequences here:
- a CDS encoding GspE/PulE family protein; the encoded protein is MPPIKTFGERIADALVEDGLLTPQQVAELLELQRKDGARLVKLIQDRGYVSETDLVVSMGRVLNVPPVNLARLQIPLDVAEIIPRDLAQNHKVIPIARLDSKLFVAMADPLNVLALDDLKRTTKLEVHPLIAPERAILDKLSSLDAAKSGSIEQFIQDTQKAEAEAEADQVEVTRDAVEEVNLDQLAASSEEAPVIKLANLILVQGIKERASDIHLEPFEKTVRLRYRIDGVLHDVTPPPKSMYLPLVSRFKIMSNLDIAERRLPQDGRMRVRVGGRDYDLRVSILPTVHGEKVVLRVLDKSNLSGSLDQLGLDEDTYRRFKAAIDAPHGLILVTGPTGSGKTTTLYSALNELNSPIYNIITVEDPVEFQIPGINQVPVRKEIGLTFANALRSILRQDPDIIMIGEIRDAETAEIAIEAALTGHQVLSTMHCNDAAGAITRLDEMGIAPFLISSSVILSCAQRLMRKICSHCKEPVSYPPKMFQDLNIDPALFDGVTLYRGRGCERCRNSGYSGRMAIIEAMTVTDEIRKLIIARANSHEISQVAIQQGMKTLRMVALERARQGLSTLEQVLVLTMSH